The following DNA comes from Miscanthus floridulus cultivar M001 chromosome 5, ASM1932011v1, whole genome shotgun sequence.
ATGTTTGATAATGTAGGAAGAGACATAATAGGCCAAACTTTATTTTTTTACACCAGGATGTCAAACTTGACATGAGAAGAGGTAGTAAAGAGAGACTTGAGAGAATCAAGTATACCCAAAAAACTATTCCTGGATAGGGTTGTATGGAAATCAATCCATGTGTTCGAGCCTTGACCCAGGCTTTCGTGTACCTAACTTGCGTAACTTGCTTGGGCCCAAAAGGCtttttgttgttattgttgttcgTGGCTGACACGACATAAGTGTTTTGGAAGATACTTGACAGGGCGATCAGTTTTTTTAGTCGATAAGTTTAATATTACTTCTGTCCTGAAAAGAATGCTATTCTCTAGCTATACACAAATATAGGCACACTTTTTTTAATTAGCTTTGGAAGATATTCTTATTGATGATGCCAATGACAtcaagcattttttttaccaTCCAAGCTCCTTTTTTTTCCTGGCATACCCTTTGTACTAAAAATAGATAAATCGGGAAGATTAGCAAACTGAAACGGAACATGGTTAAATGCATGTCCAACTAAGGCATAAATATCTTGCATGTCCAACTTTCCAGAAGGCATGCATCCTgaagcttttgatgctgatgtgaAGCCATTCGTACGTAGGCTGTTTCTTGTTTATCGAAATAAGAACAATGTTATTTTCCCAATAACAGTTACCAAGCACACCATCTCCTATCTTTCTGGATATTCTTGTCATGTTCATATGATCATGTGTTGCGTTTATGTTCTGTCAGTATGGGTGTGATTGGTTGCCTGTATTAATCTTAACTTGTGTTAGACCTTATGCAACACAACTCAAACCATTGTTTTTGAGGTGCCGCGGCGAGGCGCGGCGCCCGACCCCCTTCACAACGCCTAGGCGTTTGTggcggacgcctaggcgacgccatacacacatTGTAAGGCGTTgtaagctagaattttatgtattAGTGCAGCACATACATACCTCGTTTGTTGCCAATTCTTGAGCCCATGTTCCTTTCTTTCCTTTCCAAAAGGTCTTCTCCCATGTAGCATCCATCCCCCAGAATTCAGCAATCAAACAGGTTATCAGTTGCTGAGAATTAAATAGGAAACAATACACAAGAGGCAAGATAACAAATTAACAAGCATTAGTGCATGCACGAGCATGACAAATGACATCATAGTCTGTCTCAAATAGTCCACAAACTTAGAATGAAGTACTGAACTCTAAAGCATACTAATTAAGTCAACTACACCAAAGCCATACAACAGGAGTGCAGGACAACACAAAAGTACAGCAAGGGTGCAGGACACAAAAGAATCAATCAGCAGGAGTGCAAATCTCTGTTTCAGCACTCAAAATCCATCATCAAACTCATCAGGATCAACAGCCTTGTCTTCTTCAGTAGCAGGAACATTGCCATCTTCACACTCGCTCACTTCCGCATCATCATGGGGTCTTCAACTTCATCTTCCTCTTCTCCATCTTCAGTAGCAGGAACAGGAACATTTCTTGAACGACTATAATGTTGAGTAGCAGTAACTCTCCTAGGAAGATTACGACCCTGCAGCGCTTGTGATGCACCGGTGGCTTCATCAACATGCTGCCATGTGAGCTCATTGACAGCATCAGACCCTCGAGCACCCGGAATGGGCACATGCAATGAATCAGCCCATTCATTGTCCCAATCAAACTCCTCAATGACCAAAGGGTCATATTTCTTGCCTGCCTTCTCACGCATAAGTTGAAACCTTGTTCTCATCTTCCGATTGTATGAAACAAAAACAATATCATTCAATCTCTTGTGCAGCAGCCTATTCCTTTTCTTTGTATGCATCTACAAACAAAAAATCAGATGGGAAGCAAAACAAAAAATCAGATTGTATGCATCTAAATAGAAATTGTTAATCACAAGGATACTCACAAAATTGAAGGTACTCCAGCATCTCTCACAACCAGATGATGAAGCACAAAGACTAACTATATGCTTAGCAAGTCTTTGTAGTTCAATGGCTCGGCCACCATAAGAACGCCACCAATCAACTGGATGAAAAGTACAACACATATTAGGAGTTTGGAATGCAATTAAGTTGCTGAAATttgcaacaacaacaataaagccttttagtcccaaacaagttggggtaggctagagttgaaacccagcagaagcaatcaaggttgaggcacgtgaatagctgtcttccaagcactcctatctaaggctaagtctttgggtatattccatcctttcaagtctccttttattgcctctatccaagtcaacttcggtcttcctctgcctttcttcacgttactatcctggcttaggattccactacgcaccggtgcctctggaggtctccgttggacatgtccaaaccatctcaaccggtgttggacaagcttttcttcaattggtgctacccctaatctatcacgtatatcatcgttccgaattcaatcccttcttgtatgaccgcaaatccaacgcaacatacgcattttcacgacacttatctgttgaacatgtcatcttttcgtaggccaacataaGTTGCTGAAATTTGCAAGCTGAGATTAACAACACTTACGATGACTTATTTTGTCATAGCTTTCCTTTGCCATTTTGTTTGAGAAGGCATCTCCATGTTGCTCTTCATACTCAAAGGCCTGCCTATTGATCTTCATTGGTGTTTCCACATCTGGTATCATTCTTCCAAGCACTTTAATAAACACAACCTCTTAGCTGCCCAACAGTGGCATCATCATTAGCTTTTACAAGAGGATAAAATTTTCCTGGGTTCAAATATAGTGCAGCCCCATACAATGGATGCTCCATTTGGTTCACCCAACGCTTCTCAATAATGTCCATGATACGCTTGAGCAGGCCCTGCTTGGTTGATATATTGAAGCTGAGCTTTATCCTATCGTTTGCATGATTCATTAGAGCTGTGACCTCTGGCATTGCAGGCTTCTCATCACCATCAACAGCCCTCAAAACAATTAAGAGTGGGGCTGAAGCTCTTAGGCAATCTTCTACTGAGATCCAAAACTCAGTAGATAGCACAATGTCTTGCACTTGTTGACCTGCTGTAGTTGTACACAAGTTGTTCCCAATCCATGCTTCACTAACAAACAAGCTCTTCAAGGCATCCTTGTTCTTGTACAAACTCTTCAATGTCAGAAATGATGTGGCAAATCGAGTCTTTGCTGCCCTAACAAGATCAGTCCCACCTGTTTAATCCCTCAATGCACTAAGAAGCCTCCCATGCCTATAAATGAATGTGGTGACACGCCTAGCACGTGCAATAGGTTTCTTAAATGCCTTCAAGTTCCCAATTTCTTCCAACATCAGATCCAAGCAATGTGCAACACAAGGACTCCAAAACAGTGTGGGAATCCTATCCATCAAAATCTTACCAGCAGCCTTGTAGTTAGTGCCATTGTCGGTCACAACTTGAACAACATTGTCCTTTCCAATGTCCTCAATCTTCTCCTGTAACAAATCAGCTAACATTGTTGCACTATGAACTTGACTTGATGCATCATCTGACTCCAAAAAGTACGTTCCCTCAGGGCTGTTCACAAGAAAATTAATCAAGTGGCGCCCTCTCATATCAGTCCATCCGTCTGACATTAGTGTACAACCATATTGCTTCTAGGCCTGCTCATGGTCCTTCCTCATGGCACTTGTCACCTTAACACATTCTTGAAGCAAAGGTTCACCAAGCTGTTGGTTAGTTGGAGGCTTGTACCCTGAACCATATTGGGCTGTTGCTTCACAGGCAATTTCAAATTGCCTTGAATTTGCTGCATTAAAGGATACACCACACTCCATGAACCATAGTGCCCATTGCAAATCCACATATTGCTTCTCCTCCTTAGTCTTTGTGCTGGACTCAATGGTGGGTTGAAAGTCCTTTGCACGCCTTTGATCTACTATCTGTTCAGGTGTTCTTCTAAGCATAGCAACAACAGACTTTGTTGTCTTTGGTGTCTTTGGTGTTGAATTGCCATTGCTAGGTCTTGAAGCCTTGAATTGATAGGTAGCATGCCTTCTCTTGGCGGCTGTCCCAGAACTTGGTTTTTTTGCAGCCGGTTTTGGTGTTGCACCCCCATCTGCTCCTGCTTGTACATCTGCTGCTGCCACCTCCACAACTTCATCTTCCCCATCTTCCTCCTCAATACCATCAAAAAACAaaggccttcttctcttcttttgcaAGTAAGCTTCCATCTCTTTCCTGATTTCAGTGgtaacttttggacaaaggacAATATCTCCATATCCACCAGCCAAATGTTGCTTGAACCTCTTTATGCCTCCTGAAGCCTCATTTCCACACAGGATACATGTCACCCAGTCTCTCCTAGCAGGGTCCTACCAGTAGGCATATTTCCAGCCTGGATCATTGGACTTCGCTTTCCTTGCTGGATCAGTCTTGGGATCATAATTAGGTGCTTCACTTGAGCTTGCCATGTTGCTGGATGCTACATAAAAGAAAGCAAGAGCATTACTAATAAATAACTAATCAAAGCAAGAGCCTTATGTTTGGGAAAGCAGAGCACACGTCATATTCAGAGCAGACAACAAAGTACACGCCTTAGATATTTGGGAAAGCAGAGAGGAGGCAGGGGGCATACCAGGCGGAAGGGGAAGTACCCAACGGAGGTGCAGACAATAGGCCAGGTAGGCGAGCAGCTGCCGAGTACCGACGGTCGACGGAGGCGCAAACTCGAGGCAGAGTCAGACTGCGGACGGAGATGCGGACTTGAGGCAGAGGCAGAGTCGACGGAGGTGCGGACTGGAGACTGCGGACGGGGCGGACGGAGGCAGAGTCGACGAAGGTGCGGACTGCGGacggaggcagaggcagaggcaagcaGCGACGTGCGATGCAGGGCTGGCTCCGCGGCAGGGGCGGACGGCCGGTGGACTGGAGCAGAGGAGCAGCCAAGCGGAGCTCGAGGTAAGcccgccgccttctctcttcctctcccctcaCCCGCACTCGCGGTAAATACGACGCTCGGTCGATTTCCCGCGCGTAGGTCCTATCTGGGCGGACGCGCGGTCGATTTCCCACGTCTGCTGCTTTTCGTGCTGGCGCGCGGACGATTTCCTGCAGGGCCGCGGTCTTTTGGCGCCCTTCCCCCGTGAGCTAGCATACAGCGTCCGCGGCGCGGCTGTAGGCGTCCGCCCGACGCCTTTctacgcctaggcgacgcctaataCGATTAGGCGGACGCCATACCACTACAGGTTGTGGTGCCCCCGACGCCCAGCACCTCTGCcacgccttgtcgcctaggcgacgcctcaaAAACATTGACTCAAACCAGCATAAGCATATACAATGTCTTGGTGTTTGGTTGTGCTGCACAGGCAAGTCGCATTTAGTAAAATTGTATTTGATTGCTTGCATTCTGTTGTATATAGTCACCTCCATATTCTAGTAGAGGCCTCATGTTTCTAGTAGTGTTAGGGAGGTGAGAATATTTCATTTTTATGTGCCCCATGGGCTAGTGCAAATCTGCATTGCCTAATATGGCCAAATCTGGCATACCAGCCAATGCTGCATTGGGATTGCTTTGAGTACTCTGCAAGCCTGCATAAGAGCCTCTGCGTGCAATCAAACATGTACAAAATGCACTGCACGGGGCTAATGTAgacaaccaaacaggccctgtTTATCTGGTGAAGAACACATGAAAGGGTAAGCTGGGAAACATTTTACCAAGTCTTTCACTCTTTCCAACTTTGACTTGAAGGCGGAGACTAAAGCGGCATGGAGGCTGCAGAAGAGTGGTTGTGAAATTAGAGAGGAATTAGGACAAGCATTAACAGTATGACAGGCTTGTGTCAGGGACTTAGGGACAAGCAAAAATTCCAGTTCGAATATCCTCTGCTTGAGGGTGATACCCATATCCTTCAGATTACAGTGAGGAAAAGGCTACACACTTGCAAAGTAGAGTGGTGCTAATGTTGTGATGGGCAAAAAGTAGTTGTAGATCCAAAATTCATTCCACGTGGATGAATGATTTGATATATATAGTTTATCTACTGTGCTAGTTTTGTATAGTTTCCAATGCACAATAGGGCTGCATGCAAACTGTGTGTGTGGTTTATTGATCCCACACCCAGAATAATGCTTTACCTCTGAAAGTTGTTGGAGAGAGATATTTGAAGGGCAGTTTatgttgttgattttttctgaggATTTAGAATGTTTTAGTAACTTCTATGTGACTTAAGTATGTGGGGATCAGTGGTATTAAAAAACCATTTGTTATGTTGAGTCATGAGTGTTGATATACATACGACAGATTTGTACAACTTGCTTACAATCATAAGATCAAAGGGCTTAAATCACTCTGGTGGCGGTTCATTGATGAAGCAGAGGTTCCAAAACACCTTGTTGTAATGGAGTCACTTAAATTGGTTGCATGTGAAGTATTTCCCTTGCTATGAAAAAGCTTTGTTTGTTGAGAAAAATCTTTATTTGCCGTCAAAAGAAAAGGTATCGTGTTATTTGCCATCCTGGAAAACGAACTTCCTTTACTGCCACTGCTTCAATTTTTGGTTCCTTTTAGGCCACTTCTATCAGCTAGCTATTAAGTTTAGCTTAAAGACATCGTTGCTCATCGGGCTCAACATGTCATCACTTCCCCATCCGCTTCCCCCACCCTGCAACTCAGCACCATTTCTCCATTGGTAAAAATCATAATTCCTCGGTTTCTTTCTCTTCTGATTTTCCTCTCCATAAGCATCAAACCTGTTAAAACTAATAAAAAACACATGTCAAGCACTTGGTGCTTGTTGCTGGGAGATTGAAGTGAGAGGCATTTCCAAAAAAGAAGTGAGAGGCAAGAGACAGCTTGTAGACGGCTGGAAGATCGTCCGCCCTGCTCTGAGATGCCTATTTCTGCTGGACGAGCATCATCAAGATTCAATTTCAGTACCCATGCCTTTGAACGTGTGCCACATAGCTCAGAGGAGGTGAAAACGGCTAAGTCGGATGGTGAACGTGTGCCACATAGCTCACAAGAGGTGAAAACGGCTAAGTCGGGTGGGGACAGCTAAATAACGGGTGAAAGCGGCTAAGTTGGGTGAGAACGGCTCAAGAACAGGCGGAAACGGGCCATGGATGGGCCAATCTTTGATTTTGACTCTACCGTGTCTGCTTGCTCCTCGCAACCCAAAACGAAGTAGCAGCATGCATAGTGCACCCGCAACTGCACAGCAAATGAGAATTGATGATGATCCTCCTGCTGCTTGAGCCTCCGCTTGCTTCTTGTGCATTTGCTGGGGTACATGCTGCCGTTTAGTGTAACCTTTGGGAGCCATCATAACTAAGCTCAATTTAGGGTGTAAAGGGATGTATGACATCGTAGCAGGACAACGGTTCTGTTTTGTTGTCCAGTGATGAAATCCGTCATTGGCAGTGGTGGACTGCTAGTGACGGTTTTGTTTTGATTGGGACAACTTGTGAGGACTTCACATCCGTGAAGGTGTAGACATGGTATTTTCCATGGTTATAAATAGTCTGCTTTAGCTTTTCAGAGGGAGGTCTGCCCCTACAAAAACCCAATACACACCCTGCCTTACTAGTCTTTGAAACAAGGGAGGCGACTGTGACCTTCACAATCTACCTAAACCCTAAAGCTGAGGGGATAGCGACCTTATAAGGAGCTCCTGGAGGGCCTTAGCCACATTGTATAAGAGGGTCTGAACATCAGGGCGTGCTCCTTCAAAAACACAAGTGTTTGATTGCTTCCAAAGCTCCCAAGCAACAAGGATGACCAGAGAATTAACTCCTTTGTGCATCTCCTTTGGAACACTTCTTAAAGTACGACACCACCAGCCATAGAAGCGACTAGTAGATTCTGGAGGCCTTACTGCATAGAGTTTTAATTTCTGGAAGATCAAGGTCCAGACCTGCCTAACACACATGAGTGAGGCTGTGTTGAATATTTTCTTTGGCCTGGTCACAGAAGGGGCAAGCTGCCGGGTGAGGGAGGCCTCTTTTGGTGAGGTGATCTCTAGTCCAGCATCCGTTGTTGAGAGCAAGCCAAAGGTGAGGGAGGCCTCTTTTGGCGAGGCGATCCGCAATCCAGTGTTGTTGAGAGCAAACCAAACAAAATATTTGCATTTTAGAGGAGCCCAATAATTCCAAACTTTTTTCCAAGGAGCAAACTTGATGGTCCCCTGAAAAAAAATGGGCACATGCTGACTTGCTGCTTAGGAACCCGAATTGGTCAATTTCCACCGTTGTTGATCAGCAACCTCATGTTGCAAGGTCATCCCGTCCACCAGGTCCCAAGGAGGAAAATATTCATTCTATGCTTCATCGTTGTGTTCTTTAGTTGATAAATGATGTAATGAACTATTGAAAATTATTGAGTTGTTTATTTGTTGAATGCTGTATGAAAGTGAATGTTGATAGCCATGAGTATGTTAATCAATTGAATTACTGAAATAATGGACATGTAGACATGTTCTGTAGAGCGCTGGACATATATTTGAATATTTGTGTTCATAAAATTTCCTTTAGTCTCATGTTCCCGTGCATAACTGGTTAGGAATTTTAATGTTTTCTGTAAAACTGCTAAATGAAATAGCTTCTGCTATAGCTTATTATAACTTTTGAAGGAGGCTCCTCCTAAGTGgcttagcccgctatttaaaacatTGGTATTTGCACAAAAATCTGACAACATTTCTTGGGTCAACATGACCATGATTCCATGATGGAGGTAATAGAAGTGGTATGACAAGAATGAGAACTTAAACTGATGGAAGATAATGGAACTCAAAATTTTTGATGGCAAATATGGTGTCCGTGGTGCGTCTGTTTTCGGCTTAGATGGGTGCGTGTTGAGTGTGTTTGGAGCAGGCTCTCCTTTGTACTTGTAGCAGGCGATTCCCTCTCCCTTGAGGGAAAAAAATAAGGAACCCAAATTATTTTTTTACAGAAATAAGGAATTCTCGTGCTGGTTTTTGCTGGGCAGGTGGGGATGCTAGTGATAGTTTTTGGAATTGaataatatttagatactaatccTATGTTTGTCTTAACTGAATGTCTTAAGTGATGATCCCTCTGTTTCAAAATGTAGGTCATTTTTAGTTTTGCCCTAattcaaacttctctaacttcgaccatttttttatagaaaatatattaatatctACAGTACCAAATAACTGTGTTACAAAGGCATATTTCATGGTGGATTAAATTAAACTAATTGTTGTAGAAGTCAGTATAATTTTCATTAAAATTGGTCAAAGTTGGAGAAGTTTGGACAAAAGTACAAAACTAAAACAATCTACATTTTGGAATGGAAATCAATAAAGTATAGTCCGAAAGTAACAGTGTTAGTATTTGGTTATTTTGAGAAAGCAACCCATCGTTCTTAGTAGGAGTCCTTGGTTTTATATGCGAAAATTGTTGGAAAACTGTACAACTATGCATGATTTGGTCTTTCACGAAATGAGCAATGCTAGAATGCTATCGCAACATATCCTTGGGCTTCTGTATTTTAAACAGTTTGCTGGAGTTTGTTAATACCCACAGTAGAAATGGATGCCCCTGAGTCATAGTGATACTATTTAATATTTGATGCTTCTTTGGAAACGATTATGACATTGTGAAGGCCCCATGAAGGGTTTCTAATTTCAACAATAAACCAgggagcttgctgctgctctatACTTTGGCAAGCAGGTCTTTTATGCACTCAATTTTTCTGCAGCCTGCGTTTTGGCACTCCCCCCCTGCTTAAAATGCCTTGAAATTTCATCACTTCCCTTTAATGCCAATTGTTTACAAGGTTATGTTCCCATATTTTTATTGTATCAGCTTGCATTTTGCCTCAAGATGTCAGATGCAGTTGCATTTTCTTACCCTTTTAGAGTGTGATGAAATTTTCATTTTGCAGAAAAGGAAGCTCTACTGGgacaaacaaaaaaagaaagggTGCTTGAACATGCCAACAAGGAAATCTGAGAGGCTAGCTAAGAGAATGAAACTCATGGCATCATTGCTCCTCACGCAACGGAAAAAGATTGGAGTTGGTGAGCATTTTCAGGCAGAGGTACCTGATTGGACTGGGCAACCTTCAGGGAAAGAGCTTTCACGTTACAGGAGTGACCCAGAGACATCAAAGATGTTAGGGACTAGGATGTGGCCTCCTGAGGGTGAAGTTTATAAAACCGACATTGTAGCTGTTGGGCAGGGAAGGCCCGGATCATGTAGTTGCCCCTTCCCAGGATCCTTCTTCTGCAGACAGCTCCACACAAATGAAGCAAGAGATCAGCTACGCTCTGAACTTGGTCGAGTTTTTACAATGTGGCAGTTTGATTCTATGGGGGAGGAGGTTTCTAAGTTGTGGAGTCGCGATGAGCAGCTAAAGTTCGACGCACTTGAGCAATTGGTTCCTGTTATGGATCAAAAGACATATTGGGCCATTGTGTCGAAAAATTTTGCTTCAAAGCCCAGGATAGATTCGATAAAGTACTACCTGAATGTGTTCCTGATGAGAAGAGTGTTGAGTCAGTGCAGACTGAGTCTTCTGGAAATTGACAGTGACGAAGATGAagttgaggaagaggaggatgaagaTGAACCTGAAGGATCCAGCTCTCTTCAGAGGTACTGATTTCCTTTATATTTCATGGCTCCATGTGGTTGTGTAATAATGCAATAGCTCATTATTATCAACTGCATATGTTTGAACttcctttctatatttggatGCTCGCTGATTGAGTTACCACTAAGCATTTGTTTAGGAATAGAATTAACTGACTTCCTGCATATGTATTGCCTTATTGGTACTCTGGTCAGAATGATGTTCAGTTTTGCTGATTTGGTAGGTTTTAATTTTTCAGGACTCAAGATGTCCAGGACTTGAAGGTACCATGATTCTGCTGACAACAATCTGACATGCTTTTTTGCATGTGCCTTCTGTTCAAGTTTATGCCGAGACACATTGCATCAAGTGATGCACCATTGCTCCGAGTGATCGCAAGTCTAATTTTTGCAGATTTTTGGTTAAGGGCTCCATTCACTTTGGTTCAGCCATCTTTTGTGAACAGAAACTAAATCGAGTGTTAAATCATCCCCGTGCGTCTCTCTAGGCAAGCAAATCAATACTTCAAACTCATCTGAGCCAAATTGTTTTCCGTTGTACAGGAAAATGGTTAAAAAGAAAACTGGGGGAAAAAACTGAGGCTTTTAACCAAGTCATTATCTCATCCTCATTTGGTTGACTTGTGCTCTTGGCATGACAAAACCTTCCAGTTTGACTCTAGTTTCGTTACCTATGTTCAGCTGGTACATCAGAATCTTCCAGATGTTATTTTCTTTGCCTATGCCTAAACTGAAAAAGGTCGCACCTTTCGCTTTTGCTGCGCTGAATTTGTTGACCCTGTAAATGATATCGCGCAGAGGCATTACAAAAGTCTCCCTATGAAGCGGAATCTGCCTCCTGCGGAATGATTTCTGCATTCCATGTTTCTTTGCTGGTCAGCAAGATGCACGTGCTGCCTGGTATATTGTGTACTAGTCGATTTATAAATTATTTTTCCTACATATAATTTGGTTGGCTCTAAAGACAAGCCCTTTGATCTAGGCTTTCAGCACTCGGGCAAAGAAGAATTGATGATTGATGGCTTGATGTGGCATTTCTATATATCAAAGCAGGAAGGTTTAGTCGCCAACCAGGCCATCCACGTCGCCCGAAATTTTCCCCGCCGTCCGATCTCGCGTTTGAAGGCCCAGATCACTCGAAGCGGATTCTGTTATTTTGGCCGCCTCTCGCAGCATCCACGTCACCCCAATTGTTCCAAGCCGTCGGATCCGCCATCGTGTGGCCCTGACTACTTGTAGCCGCTTCCTTAAGAATCTGCTTCTTCTACCTTCTCGTCGCTCTATATTGATTTTGCTACCTTTTGTGGCTTCTCGTGCGAATTCGGTGGAGCAAATATATACTCCAGCTCCTGATTCTCCTTCAGGAAACTTCTcatcccctcctctccctctctcctgtacgctccctccctcgctcccGACTCGCGACGCGGCTCAGACGACGGCGCGGGACGACCTCGGCGGTGGCCGGCCCTccgcgcggcggcggcctccctcctccttttcctcctcctcctcctcctccaccaccaccaccaccaccacgccacttcCTCCTCGCGACGCAAGGCAGCGGGTCGCGCGGCCTAGGGTTTTGCCCCTCCGTCGCCGGTCGTCCCCACGGGCGCGCGGGCAGCCAACGGAGGCCCTGACGCGCCGGAGGGCTCTGGCGGCGGAGGAACCTCCGTGGTGGGCGTGGATGACGACGGGGAGGTCACGTCAGCAACCTCGTCGGTGGATCTGGAGGGGCCCCTCCCGGCGGCGGATCTGAAGCTGGAGCACGGCGTGGACCTCGCGCAAGCAACGGAGGCGGTGGATCTGCGGCGAGCAGGCGGGTCTAGCGCGAGCCCTCCCCGTCTTCACTAGATCCGGCTGCATGGGCTCCACCGATGGCCGGTGCGCGGGCGGCACGGTGGCACACGTCCGCGAGCTGGCCCCCGCTGCCCCCCGCAAGTGgccgggatgcagctccttcgacCTCGCCTTGCACCCGGACCTCAAGCTCGCCCGCCGCATCGGGAGCGGCCCGCCCGGGTCCATCGGGCAGGAGGTGTGGGCCGGCACGCTGt
Coding sequences within:
- the LOC136453564 gene encoding uncharacterized protein; the encoded protein is MVGMYQHQLCDDPFGTLGGGHCGDQPRTAGGGASSSSSSSSSSPSAVLAPLPAEAYGGGEPRRRFEALADGGSVLRGAGGGKGGAVGGDLGVLVRWMRELAADPVAPLPAPSEHRARKRHVLALRRARYLRLEDVEDAEELPSFYKKRKLYWDKQKKKGCLNMPTRKSERLAKRMKLMASLLLTQRKKIGVGEHFQAEVPDWTGQPSGKELSRYRSDPETSKMLGTRMWPPEGEVYKTDIVAVGQGRPGSCSCPFPGSFFCRQLHTNEARDQLRSELGRVFTMWQFDSMGEEVSKLWSRDEQLKFDALEQLVPVMDQKTYWAIVSKNFASKPRIDSIKYYLNVFLMRRVLSQCRLSLLEIDSDEDEVEEEEDEDEPEGSSSLQRTQDVQDLKIFG